The Shewanella sp. MTB7 genome includes a window with the following:
- a CDS encoding M16 family metallopeptidase, giving the protein MFSRLTGLVMATGLILASTAAQATEAHDISSFTLDNGMKIMVLEDDSIPNANMYLFWKVGSRNEVPGITGISHFFEHMMFNGSTKYGPKMFDRTMEAAGGANNAYTTENLTVYTDWFPSNAIETIFDLEADRIANLDIDAKMVASERGVVASERTTGLENSNWRTLQEELKGAAFRAHPYSWSVIGHDSDIAAWSLDDLVQYHKTYYAPNNAVVVIAGDVKLAEVQALADKYFAPIPAQAPPKTVKTVEPPQKGERRVFVQKASVSTPNVMLAYHVPATSHQDYYALDLLSTILATGNSSRLYQSLVEQQLALGVEAYLPMTLDPNLFYVMGVANPGGTAKELELNLIAEINNVARVGVTEKELEKAQNIKLMNFYRSMETINGKANTIGTYELYFGSFDKLFNAPEAYNKVTSADIQRVAQTYLRRANRTVAVLAATEEADE; this is encoded by the coding sequence ATGTTCAGTAGATTAACTGGGCTAGTGATGGCAACGGGGCTTATATTGGCCTCAACTGCCGCACAGGCAACTGAAGCCCATGATATATCCAGCTTTACGCTAGATAATGGTATGAAAATAATGGTATTGGAAGATGACTCAATCCCAAACGCGAACATGTATCTATTTTGGAAGGTGGGATCACGTAATGAGGTGCCGGGTATCACAGGTATCTCGCATTTCTTTGAGCATATGATGTTTAACGGATCCACTAAATATGGTCCTAAGATGTTTGATCGCACTATGGAAGCGGCTGGTGGTGCAAACAACGCCTATACTACTGAAAATTTGACGGTATATACCGACTGGTTTCCCTCAAATGCCATCGAAACTATTTTTGATCTCGAGGCGGATCGCATCGCTAATTTGGATATCGATGCCAAGATGGTAGCAAGTGAGCGCGGTGTTGTTGCATCAGAGCGTACCACGGGATTGGAAAACTCAAACTGGCGCACCTTGCAGGAGGAGCTAAAAGGTGCCGCATTTAGGGCGCATCCATACAGCTGGTCAGTTATTGGTCATGATTCTGACATTGCAGCCTGGAGTTTGGATGATCTGGTTCAATACCATAAAACTTACTACGCCCCGAATAATGCCGTTGTTGTTATTGCCGGTGATGTAAAGCTAGCGGAAGTGCAGGCTTTAGCCGATAAATACTTTGCTCCAATTCCAGCACAAGCCCCGCCAAAAACCGTTAAAACAGTTGAGCCGCCACAAAAAGGGGAGCGCCGCGTCTTTGTGCAAAAAGCGTCAGTGAGCACGCCTAATGTGATGCTGGCTTACCATGTGCCAGCCACATCCCACCAAGATTATTATGCACTGGACCTTCTCTCTACTATTTTGGCAACGGGCAATAGTTCTCGCCTCTATCAATCGCTCGTCGAGCAGCAACTCGCACTGGGAGTTGAAGCGTATTTGCCAATGACGTTAGATCCCAACCTCTTCTATGTGATGGGGGTGGCAAATCCAGGGGGGACTGCCAAGGAGTTAGAACTCAACTTGATTGCTGAAATCAATAACGTCGCCCGTGTAGGGGTAACCGAAAAGGAACTTGAGAAGGCACAGAATATTAAGTTAATGAATTTCTATCGTTCTATGGAGACGATTAACGGTAAGGCTAATACCATCGGTACCTATGAGCTCTATTTTGGTAGTTTCGATAAACTCTTTAATGCACCAGAGGCCTACAACAAGGTGACATCTGCTGATATTCAGCGCGTCGCACAAACTTACCTACGCCGTGCCAATCGTACCGTTGCCGTTTTAGCCGCCACTGAGGAAGCTGATGAATGA